AAAAAAACGTAGTAAAGTAAGTTTGTTTTTCCGTAACTTAGAAAAAAAAGTAAAACTAAAATTACGAGAACATGATTTATAACTCGGAATAAGATTTTTCCCACAGCTACAGGCGGCGGGAACTGTAACTAGGTGGATATTACCTCCTGCCTCGTTGAAACGTCGAGTGGTAGGTTTTCCAGAGGAAAACTTTGAACAATGACGTTATAAGTTTTTTGATGAAATGAGTAGAGTTAAAATGAAGTGGACGAATTTTTTTAATCAATTACAACAAGATTTAAAAGTATTTTTTAGTATTTGGCTGTTGCTTTGTTTATTTCGTATCGGATTTATCTTATGTATGAATCGCTATATTAGTCCTAGTTCAGATTGGACGGATTTTGTTTTAAATTTTTACTATGGAATGAAAATGAGTTTAAAAAGTGCGGGGGTAGCTTTATTATTTACATTTTTATTTTCAACACTGCCACAACTTGTACTAAACAGAACAAATTTTCAATATATCCGCTATTTTATAGGAAATGTGTTTATCATACTTATCTGCATATTATTTATGGCAAGATTTGCTTTCTATGAAGAATTCCATGTTGGTTTTAATCAATTTGTTTTTAACGCAGTGAATGATGATATGCAGGCATTGTTTATGACGATAATTGATCAGTATCAGTTGGTATGGCGCTTGGCAGGTGCTATATTATTCTCGGGGATTTTTATTTGGCTGTTCAAACGTATTTTAGCTTTACCTGTTTATCAATGGACAGGTAGTAGCGTAAAATGGCGAGAATATGGAAAACGTATTGGAGTTGTTACCACATTTATATTATTTGCATTATTTATTCGCTTCGGGGGAAGCTTTAGTTACGCATCGTCGCTTCATTGGGAAAATTGTGCGAAAACAAAAGATGATTTTCTGAATGAAATGATTCTTGATGATATCCAAGCGATGTATCGTGGTTATAGTATCAATGAGCGAATTACCCATGGCATTATGACAGGCGTAGAAAAAGATAAGATAAAGGTATTTGCCGCACAAATGAATCAAGGGGATACCGCCGGGGAAAAACTAGAGGATTGTTTATTACATAAAGCAAATGGTGCTGTGATTGAAAGGCCAAATAAAATTTTTATTATCGTCGGTGAAAGCTATGCGCAATGGCCTCTATTGGAAAAGTATAAAGAGTTAAATTTATACCCCAACTTACGCAAGTTAATGCTGCAAGAGAATGCAGATAGTGTCTCGACCTTCTTACCAAATGGGGCCTTCACACCTATGGCTGTAAATGCGCTTATTAGTGGATTGTCTGATGTAAACATTTATCCCAATCAGCAGGCTGAATCCTATAAATCTGTTTATGCATCAGGTTTAGCTCCACAAATGAAAAAACTAGGCTATAAAACAGAGTTTTGGTATGCTGGATTTAGTTCATGGGAACGTATTAAGGATTTTGCACTAGCGCAGGGTTTTGATTCATTTTATAGCTGTTCTGACTACCCTTATGAAAAAGGCAATGTTTGGGGAGCTGATGATCGGTTTATGTTTCAAGCGGTGACTAAAAAAATTCAAGCTGAAAATGAGCCTATGGTATCTGTGATTTTAACTGTTTCAAACCATGCTCCTTATAGTGTAGATTTAGTAAGTGAGGGATTTCCAAAAGAAGCGGTTCGTTCGTTGTTACCGGAAGAGTGCCGCCAAAATGAAGATTTATTGAATAGATTAGGACATCTTTGGTATACGGATAAAATGATTGGTGAATTTATTGAAAAAACTGAACGTCAATATCCTGACAGTCTATTTATTATTACTGGAGATCATGCAGACCGAACGAATATTGAGGATAAGCCTAGTTTATATGAACGCTATACTATACCTTTTGTCATATATGGAAAAGGTGTACATAAAGGTTTATTAGGAGAAAATATTGCAGGAAGTCATGTGAATATTATTCCGACACTAATTGAATTAATTGCACCAAAAGATTTTGCTTACTACGCGGTTTCGGATAGTTTAACAGAAGATGCACCAGTAGGATTTAACCATAATCTTTGGATTACATCTAAAGCAATCGGGAAGATTGAGGATGATACTGTAGAAATATTACAAAATGCCAATGTTAATATAGAGAACGAACATGAAAAAGCAATGGATGAAATGCATCGAATGAGAACGATTTCCTGGTGGAGAACGATGAAGGGAAATGATTTAAATTAATAAAAGAACGCAAACAAAAAATGTTTGCGTTCTTTTATTTCTGTCTTAAATTTTTTATCCAACGCTCTAGTTGGCGCATAACGATAAAAATTGTATGGATTTTACTTACTTTTAACTTAAATTCATTTAGTGATTGACGAGAGGAAATTTGAATTCGTGGTAATGCAAAAAGATTAATGTTCCAAAGTGGAACTTGATCAAAAATTGCAAATGCTGCTTTATAACCAACATTTTTGGCTATCAGCATAGTTTCTTTATTAAAATTTCCATAGGGATAGCAAAGAAAATCAATAGATGTGTTTAACTCTTTACTAAGATAGTTTTTACTTTCTAGAAGCTCTGCTTGTAATTGACTTCCTTTACAGGTAGATAGAAAAGGATGGTTTACTGTATGCGAAGCAATTTCCATACCATTTTTTTGCCATGATTTTAATTCGTCTAGAGTCATGGTTAGCGTTGCAGCTTTATGAAAGTCTTCCCATTGGTTTTCTCGCCCAATCCAATTAGAAATAGGGAAAACGACAGCGCTCATTTTATATTTTTTTAGTAGGGGCAAAGCTGTTATATAATTATCCTTATAGCCATCATCAAAAGTTAATAAGACGGATTTTGTGGGGAGCTTTTTTTGTTTAGTATAATGCATATAAACATCGTTCATTGTGACAGTTTGGTAGCCGTTGTGATATAGATATTCAAGTTGTTCAATAAATTTTTCAACAGGTAAAGAATTTCTATCCCCGGGAATGTCAGCAATACGATGGTACATTAATATAGGAATACGTGTAGAAAAACGTAAGTATAGCCATACTATGAAGCAAAAGATGAGAAATAATAAAAGATAGGACAAAAAATCACCTCAAACAAGTTATCGTAATTATTTAAATATAGTATACCGTAAGGTAGCTGTTTAACAAAGAAATATTTAAAAAATATTGCTTTTATAGTAGTATAATAAGTAGATGAATAAAAATGTATATAAATTTCGTTGGAAAGGATAGATAATAGATGATTATAGTAACTGGTGGTGCCGGATTTATTGGCAGCAATATTGTTAAGACGTTAAATGAAGAAGGATATGAAGAAATCCTTATTGTAGATGATTTAGGAACGGGAGAAAAATTTAAAAATCTTATTGGGTTAAAATACTTTGATTATCGCCATAAAGATGATTTTTTGCGTGACATTGAAGAGGGGCTTTATGACGGTGCAAATATTGATGCAGTCTTTCATGAAGGTGCTTGCTCTGATACGATGGAATATGATTGTAACTTTATGATGGAAACTAATTACGAGTATTCAAAAACATTGTTACATTTTTGCTTGGACCGTAGAATTCCATTTTTGTATGCCTCTTCTGCATCGACATACGGAAGCGGAAAAAATGGATTTATTGAAGGCGATCAATGCGAAGATGCGTTAAATATTTATGCCTTTTCAAAATTAGCGTTTGATCGCTATGTTCGTCAAATGCTTCCAGAAGCAAAGAGCCAAGTTGTGGGATTAAAGTACTTTAATGTCTATGGACCACAAGAACATCATAAAGGGAAAATGGCATCTATTGTTTATCAATTGTATAATCAAATGAAATCAAATGGTTATGTGAAATTGTTTAAAGGAATAGATGGTTATGCTGATGGAGAGCAACTTCGTGATTTTGTTTATGTGAAAGACTTAGTAAAGGTAAATCTTTGGTTTTGGAAGAATAACGCGCCGAGTGGAATTTATAATTGTGGAACAGGAAAGGCTCATACTTTTAAAGCTGTAGCAGAAACAATTATTGCGCATTTTAATAAAGGAAGAATTGAATATATTGATTTTCCAGAGGTTTTAAAAGGAAAATATCAAAACTATACGCAAGCTGATTTAGCGAAACTTGAAGCGGCAGGATATGACGGTGGTTTTTATTCATTAGAAGATGCTGTAAGAGAATATTGCGAGTTTCTTGATGCGGGCGGTTACTTTACGCGATGAAAAAACGAGCCGTTTTTTTTGACCGTGATGGTGTCCTGAACCAAGATATTGGTTATTTGTATAAAAAAGCAGACTTTGTTTGGATGCCAAATGCGATTGAAGCAATTCGCTACATAAATCAAAAGCAGATTTATGTTTTTGTCATTACCAATCAAAGCGGTATAGCGCGAGGCTACTATGAAGAAGAGGATGTAAAGCAACTTCATCAGTGGATGAATGAAGAGCTAGCGAAATATGATGCACATATTGATGATTTCTTTTACTGTCCGCATTATGAAAACGGCAATGTTGAAAAATATGCGATATCATGCAATTGTCGTAAGCCTAAAACAGGATTAATTGAACAAGCTTTTAGCAAATATGAGGATGTTGATAGGCAAAATAGTATAATGATTGGTGACAAGTTATCTGATGTAGAATGTGCTGAAACTGCAGGATTAAGAGGAATCCACTATAAGGGGGAAAATTTGCTAAATTTGGTGCAATGCGAATTGAGAAA
This genomic interval from Selenobaculum gibii contains the following:
- a CDS encoding LTA synthase family protein — protein: MKWTNFFNQLQQDLKVFFSIWLLLCLFRIGFILCMNRYISPSSDWTDFVLNFYYGMKMSLKSAGVALLFTFLFSTLPQLVLNRTNFQYIRYFIGNVFIILICILFMARFAFYEEFHVGFNQFVFNAVNDDMQALFMTIIDQYQLVWRLAGAILFSGIFIWLFKRILALPVYQWTGSSVKWREYGKRIGVVTTFILFALFIRFGGSFSYASSLHWENCAKTKDDFLNEMILDDIQAMYRGYSINERITHGIMTGVEKDKIKVFAAQMNQGDTAGEKLEDCLLHKANGAVIERPNKIFIIVGESYAQWPLLEKYKELNLYPNLRKLMLQENADSVSTFLPNGAFTPMAVNALISGLSDVNIYPNQQAESYKSVYASGLAPQMKKLGYKTEFWYAGFSSWERIKDFALAQGFDSFYSCSDYPYEKGNVWGADDRFMFQAVTKKIQAENEPMVSVILTVSNHAPYSVDLVSEGFPKEAVRSLLPEECRQNEDLLNRLGHLWYTDKMIGEFIEKTERQYPDSLFIITGDHADRTNIEDKPSLYERYTIPFVIYGKGVHKGLLGENIAGSHVNIIPTLIELIAPKDFAYYAVSDSLTEDAPVGFNHNLWITSKAIGKIEDDTVEILQNANVNIENEHEKAMDEMHRMRTISWWRTMKGNDLN
- a CDS encoding polysaccharide deacetylase family protein, with protein sequence MSYLLLFLIFCFIVWLYLRFSTRIPILMYHRIADIPGDRNSLPVEKFIEQLEYLYHNGYQTVTMNDVYMHYTKQKKLPTKSVLLTFDDGYKDNYITALPLLKKYKMSAVVFPISNWIGRENQWEDFHKAATLTMTLDELKSWQKNGMEIASHTVNHPFLSTCKGSQLQAELLESKNYLSKELNTSIDFLCYPYGNFNKETMLIAKNVGYKAAFAIFDQVPLWNINLFALPRIQISSRQSLNEFKLKVSKIHTIFIVMRQLERWIKNLRQK
- the rfaD gene encoding ADP-glyceromanno-heptose 6-epimerase, with translation MIIVTGGAGFIGSNIVKTLNEEGYEEILIVDDLGTGEKFKNLIGLKYFDYRHKDDFLRDIEEGLYDGANIDAVFHEGACSDTMEYDCNFMMETNYEYSKTLLHFCLDRRIPFLYASSASTYGSGKNGFIEGDQCEDALNIYAFSKLAFDRYVRQMLPEAKSQVVGLKYFNVYGPQEHHKGKMASIVYQLYNQMKSNGYVKLFKGIDGYADGEQLRDFVYVKDLVKVNLWFWKNNAPSGIYNCGTGKAHTFKAVAETIIAHFNKGRIEYIDFPEVLKGKYQNYTQADLAKLEAAGYDGGFYSLEDAVREYCEFLDAGGYFTR
- a CDS encoding D-glycero-alpha-D-manno-heptose-1,7-bisphosphate 7-phosphatase translates to MKKRAVFFDRDGVLNQDIGYLYKKADFVWMPNAIEAIRYINQKQIYVFVITNQSGIARGYYEEEDVKQLHQWMNEELAKYDAHIDDFFYCPHYENGNVEKYAISCNCRKPKTGLIEQAFSKYEDVDRQNSIMIGDKLSDVECAETAGLRGIHYKGENLLNLVQCELRNRNS